One window from the genome of Haladaptatus paucihalophilus DX253 encodes:
- a CDS encoding DUF1330 domain-containing protein, whose protein sequence is MSHDTQRKGYVIAVDGITDVDRFMDEYLPATGETIADHDGEVLVGSTDIDVIEGDWDHSLTVVLEFPSVEAAEEWYNDDSYQELRQVRHETCEYTDLIITASFSPDDFD, encoded by the coding sequence ATGTCTCACGACACGCAACGAAAGGGATACGTTATCGCCGTCGACGGGATAACCGACGTGGACCGATTCATGGACGAGTACCTCCCCGCTACCGGGGAGACGATTGCGGACCACGATGGCGAGGTACTCGTCGGCTCGACTGATATCGACGTGATAGAAGGCGACTGGGACCACTCTTTGACCGTCGTCCTCGAATTCCCGTCCGTCGAAGCCGCCGAGGAGTGGTACAACGACGATTCCTATCAGGAACTCAGGCAGGTTCGCCACGAGACCTGCGAGTACACCGATTTGATAATCACCGCCTCGTTCTCGCCCGACGACTTCGACTGA
- a CDS encoding acyl-CoA mutase large subunit family protein: MFDADDLDEIRRGKDEWEAETLDPTLERFGERKEEFTTDTDGQTVERLYTPNDVADTDYEEDLGYPGEDPYTRGVYPTMYRGRLWTMRQYAGFGTAEETNERYHYLIDNGQTGLSVAFDLPTQMGYTSDAAMSAGEVGKSGVAIDSLADMETLFDGIPLDEVSTSMTINAPASVLLAMYIAVGDRQGVSREQLRGTIQNDLLKEYIARNTYIFPPEPSMRIITDIFEFCAEEVPKFNTISISGYHVREAGATAAQELAFTLGNGIEYVEAALDAGLDVDEFAPQLSFFFNAHNDILEEVSKFRAARRMWSTIMEERFGAENPKSKQLKFHTQTAGSTLAAQQIENNVVRVAYQALAAVLGGTQSLHTNGKDEALALPTEESVRTALRTQQILAHESGVADTIDPLAGSYYVEALTDDLEEEAFDLLDTIDEKGGMRSAIESQWVQRQIQDVAYDRQQEIESGERTIVGVNEFEVDEEPEMDIQEVTEEDERRQIDRLNEVREERDDGEVEETLTALREAAEGNDNLMPYIVDAVKAYATVGEICNVLRDVFGEYRPGTAI, from the coding sequence ATGTTTGACGCGGACGACCTCGACGAAATCCGCCGGGGGAAAGACGAGTGGGAAGCGGAGACGCTCGACCCGACGCTGGAGCGGTTCGGCGAGCGAAAGGAGGAGTTCACGACCGACACGGACGGACAGACGGTAGAGCGCCTCTACACGCCGAACGACGTCGCCGACACGGACTACGAGGAGGACCTCGGCTATCCGGGCGAGGACCCCTACACCCGCGGCGTCTACCCGACGATGTACCGCGGGCGACTGTGGACGATGCGCCAGTACGCCGGGTTCGGGACGGCCGAGGAGACCAACGAGCGGTATCACTACCTCATCGACAACGGCCAGACGGGGCTGTCGGTGGCGTTCGACCTGCCGACGCAGATGGGCTACACCTCCGACGCCGCGATGTCGGCGGGGGAAGTCGGGAAGTCGGGCGTCGCAATCGACTCGCTCGCGGACATGGAGACGCTGTTCGACGGGATTCCGCTGGACGAGGTGAGCACGTCGATGACCATCAACGCGCCCGCGTCGGTGCTGTTGGCGATGTACATCGCGGTGGGCGACCGGCAGGGCGTCTCCCGCGAACAGCTCCGCGGAACGATTCAGAACGACCTGCTCAAGGAGTACATCGCGCGGAACACGTACATCTTCCCGCCCGAACCGTCGATGCGCATCATCACGGACATCTTCGAGTTCTGCGCCGAGGAGGTGCCGAAGTTCAACACCATCTCGATTTCCGGCTATCACGTCCGCGAGGCGGGCGCGACGGCGGCACAGGAACTCGCGTTCACGCTCGGCAACGGTATCGAGTACGTCGAGGCCGCGCTCGACGCGGGATTGGACGTGGACGAGTTCGCGCCGCAACTCTCGTTCTTCTTCAACGCGCACAACGACATTCTGGAGGAGGTGTCGAAGTTCCGCGCCGCGCGGCGGATGTGGTCGACCATCATGGAGGAACGCTTCGGCGCGGAGAACCCCAAATCGAAACAGCTCAAGTTCCACACCCAGACGGCGGGGTCGACGCTCGCCGCCCAACAGATAGAGAACAACGTCGTCCGCGTGGCGTACCAAGCGCTGGCGGCGGTTCTCGGCGGGACCCAGAGCCTGCACACGAACGGCAAGGACGAGGCGCTGGCGCTGCCGACGGAAGAGAGCGTACGGACCGCGCTCCGCACCCAGCAGATTCTGGCCCACGAGAGCGGCGTGGCGGACACCATCGACCCGCTGGCCGGGAGTTACTACGTCGAGGCGCTCACGGACGACTTGGAAGAAGAGGCGTTCGACCTGCTCGACACCATCGACGAGAAGGGCGGGATGCGCTCGGCCATCGAGAGCCAGTGGGTCCAGCGCCAGATTCAGGACGTGGCCTACGACCGCCAACAGGAGATAGAGTCCGGCGAGCGGACCATCGTCGGCGTCAACGAGTTCGAGGTGGACGAGGAACCCGAGATGGACATCCAGGAGGTCACGGAGGAGGACGAACGCCGACAGATAGACCGCCTGAACGAGGTCCGTGAGGAACGGGACGACGGGGAAGTCGAGGAGACGCTGACCGCGCTCCGCGAGGCCGCGGAGGGGAACGACAACCTCATGCCGTACATCGTGGACGCGGTGAAGGCCTACGCGACGGTGGGTGAAATCTGTAACGTGCTCCGGGACGTGTTCGGCGAGTATCGGCCGGGCACGGCGATTTGA
- a CDS encoding transcription factor S: protein MEFCDECGSMMKANDGFWVCGSCGHETPRGDASEYVITEDQEASEIIESGGGSNGLPTTEVQCPNCDNDQAYWYLQQIRSADESETRFFVCTECEHKWREDDH from the coding sequence ATGGAGTTCTGTGACGAGTGCGGTTCCATGATGAAAGCAAACGACGGGTTCTGGGTCTGTGGTAGCTGCGGCCACGAGACTCCGCGGGGCGACGCCTCGGAGTACGTCATCACCGAGGACCAAGAGGCGAGCGAAATCATCGAGAGCGGCGGCGGCAGCAACGGCCTCCCGACGACCGAGGTGCAGTGTCCCAACTGCGACAACGACCAGGCCTACTGGTACCTCCAGCAGATTCGCTCGGCCGACGAGAGCGAGACCCGCTTTTTCGTCTGTACCGAGTGCGAACACAAGTGGCGCGAAGACGACCACTAA
- a CDS encoding DUF5789 family protein produces MAQRVKYNRVESVLRELSYPILREDAAIELDETTLVLAEGEENLGGLIAQTDQEEYESARDLETEVNNVLPREAVGEPYQSEGEG; encoded by the coding sequence ATGGCACAAAGAGTCAAATACAATCGGGTCGAGTCGGTGCTTCGAGAACTCTCCTATCCCATTCTGCGGGAGGACGCGGCCATCGAGTTGGACGAGACGACGCTCGTCCTCGCCGAGGGCGAGGAGAACCTCGGCGGCCTCATCGCCCAGACCGACCAAGAGGAGTACGAGTCCGCGCGCGACCTCGAAACGGAGGTCAACAACGTTCTCCCGCGCGAAGCGGTCGGCGAACCGTACCAGTCGGAGGGGGAGGGATAA
- a CDS encoding MFS transporter, protein MFSVDRRVLALAIARMADSAGNSFLIIVLPLYITSGVITGNSFGLTATAITGIVLSLFGFLNSFTQPFAGYLSDKSERRKVFILLGLGILAVTNFSFSLASSYPALVAIRAVQGIGVAFTIPCTIALVNDLASDENRGGNMGVFNTFRLLGFGAGPIAAGALVHNGPYTVAGIHMTGFESAFYIASLGALISFALVTLLVSDPEQADAEAADDFSITILGSRGGLDPIFTLALASLFMAISIALISTLETTINRRLGQNELWFGIEFAAFVLAQVALQTPIGRATDRYGRKQFIVAGLVLLIPATVVQGFVGTPVEMLIARLVQGVAGALVFAPALALAGDIARKGQSGTQLSLLTMAFGLGTAIGPLSSGFLVKFGFQVPFEVGGVLAALGAALVYTQVEETVTKPPDARPTPQD, encoded by the coding sequence ATGTTCAGTGTGGACAGGCGAGTGCTAGCTTTGGCGATTGCACGGATGGCCGACTCGGCTGGCAATTCGTTTCTCATCATCGTTCTCCCGCTCTACATTACCAGCGGCGTGATAACCGGGAATTCTTTCGGACTCACCGCGACGGCCATCACCGGCATCGTCCTCTCCCTGTTCGGTTTCTTGAACAGCTTCACGCAACCGTTCGCGGGATACCTCTCGGACAAATCCGAGCGGCGGAAAGTGTTCATCCTGCTCGGACTGGGAATTCTGGCGGTGACGAACTTCTCCTTCTCCTTGGCCAGTAGCTACCCCGCGCTCGTCGCCATTCGCGCCGTTCAGGGTATCGGCGTGGCCTTCACCATCCCGTGCACCATCGCGCTCGTCAACGACCTCGCGTCGGACGAGAACCGCGGCGGAAACATGGGCGTGTTCAACACGTTCCGACTGCTCGGATTCGGTGCCGGGCCGATAGCGGCCGGTGCGCTGGTTCACAACGGTCCCTACACCGTGGCTGGCATCCACATGACCGGCTTCGAATCCGCCTTCTACATCGCCTCCTTGGGGGCGCTCATCAGCTTCGCGCTCGTCACGCTGCTCGTGAGCGACCCCGAACAGGCCGATGCCGAGGCGGCCGACGACTTCTCCATCACGATTCTCGGCTCGCGCGGCGGTCTCGACCCAATCTTCACGCTGGCGCTCGCCTCGCTGTTCATGGCCATCAGCATCGCGTTGATTTCGACGCTGGAGACGACCATCAACCGGCGACTCGGACAGAACGAACTGTGGTTCGGCATCGAGTTCGCGGCGTTCGTCCTCGCACAGGTCGCCCTCCAGACGCCCATCGGCCGTGCGACGGACCGCTACGGCCGAAAACAGTTCATCGTCGCCGGACTCGTCCTGCTCATCCCCGCCACGGTGGTCCAGGGCTTCGTCGGAACGCCGGTGGAGATGCTGATCGCTCGACTCGTCCAGGGCGTCGCCGGTGCGCTCGTGTTCGCCCCCGCGCTGGCGCTCGCGGGCGACATCGCACGAAAGGGTCAGTCAGGGACGCAACTCTCCCTGCTCACCATGGCGTTCGGTCTCGGCACCGCCATCGGGCCGCTCTCCTCGGGATTCCTCGTCAAGTTCGGCTTCCAAGTGCCGTTCGAAGTCGGCGGCGTCCTCGCGGCGCTCGGGGCCGCCCTCGTCTACACGCAGGTCGAAGAGACGGTTACGAAACCCCCGGACGCCCGTCCGACGCCACAGGATTGA
- a CDS encoding enoyl-CoA hydratase/isomerase family protein has protein sequence MPEWDTVRYEFSDDVATLTVDRPDRLNALNVETLHALREAIDEAEADGARALVLTGAGEKAFIAGADISYMQDLSVTDAQEYAELGHDVADSLEAFPAPVIAAINGYTFGGGCELALACDLRVASSNAVIGQTEIDLGIIPGWGGTQRLSRLVGDELARRLIFFGERIDAQDAHEMGLIGEVVAPDELDDHVEEMATDLAERPAFALQAAKEALNQVQEGTQSAGLRYERRLWSSLFGTHDQREGMAAFVEDRDPNFD, from the coding sequence ATGCCCGAATGGGACACGGTACGATACGAGTTTTCGGACGACGTTGCGACGCTCACGGTCGACCGCCCCGACCGACTCAACGCGTTGAACGTCGAAACGCTCCACGCGCTCCGCGAGGCCATCGACGAAGCGGAGGCGGACGGTGCCCGCGCGCTCGTCCTCACGGGGGCGGGCGAGAAGGCGTTCATCGCCGGAGCCGACATCAGCTACATGCAGGACCTCTCCGTGACCGACGCACAGGAGTACGCGGAGTTGGGCCACGACGTCGCCGACTCGCTCGAAGCGTTTCCCGCGCCCGTCATCGCCGCCATCAACGGCTACACGTTCGGGGGCGGGTGTGAACTCGCGCTGGCGTGTGACCTCCGGGTGGCGAGTTCGAACGCCGTCATCGGTCAGACCGAAATCGACCTCGGCATCATCCCCGGATGGGGCGGCACGCAGCGCCTCTCGCGGTTGGTCGGCGACGAGCTCGCCCGTCGGCTCATCTTCTTCGGCGAGCGCATCGACGCCCAGGACGCCCACGAGATGGGACTGATAGGCGAAGTCGTCGCTCCCGACGAACTCGACGACCACGTAGAGGAGATGGCGACCGACCTCGCGGAACGCCCGGCGTTCGCCCTGCAAGCCGCGAAGGAGGCGCTGAATCAGGTACAGGAAGGAACCCAGTCGGCGGGACTGCGCTACGAGCGTCGGCTGTGGAGTTCGCTGTTCGGCACGCACGACCAGCGGGAGGGGATGGCGGCGTTCGTCGAGGACAGGGACCCGAACTTCGACTGA
- a CDS encoding DUF5797 family protein, which produces MTLSEEARDRLADLVELQPTKNSELQDRWGLESGSEVHQYLESELKEYYYRDENSYIRATTEANDLVDVEPGMVADDEDDAPSVVRVPTLQRQVFDVVPDPDDRSASVVSVLHSVRDEFDIDPDVDDVRAALQSLKRKGVVEVVYRTVPTFKLAVARDDITVEESG; this is translated from the coding sequence ATGACGTTGTCCGAGGAGGCCCGCGACCGTCTCGCCGATTTGGTCGAACTCCAACCGACGAAAAACAGCGAACTGCAGGACCGCTGGGGGTTGGAGAGCGGGAGCGAAGTGCACCAGTATCTCGAAAGCGAACTGAAGGAGTACTACTACCGCGACGAGAACAGCTACATCCGCGCGACGACGGAAGCCAACGACCTCGTGGACGTAGAGCCCGGCATGGTCGCCGACGACGAAGACGATGCGCCGAGCGTCGTCCGCGTCCCGACCCTCCAGCGACAGGTGTTCGACGTCGTTCCCGACCCGGACGACCGGTCGGCGAGCGTCGTCTCCGTCCTGCACAGCGTCCGCGACGAGTTCGATATCGACCCCGACGTGGACGACGTGCGCGCCGCGCTCCAGAGTCTGAAACGAAAGGGCGTCGTCGAGGTCGTCTACCGGACCGTCCCGACCTTCAAACTCGCCGTCGCCCGCGACGACATCACGGTCGAAGAGTCCGGGTGA